The Tubulanus polymorphus chromosome 6, tnTubPoly1.2, whole genome shotgun sequence genome includes a region encoding these proteins:
- the LOC141906828 gene encoding general transcription factor IIH subunit 4-like isoform X3 gives MSSISNKTTIVCKNLHEYLTQLPDTVLDRLYNNPATCLAVIRQLPVLGQHFVMRLLFVDQAVPQAIVSSWILNSCDKKYNETSKILKDLKVLQEEVIPGGLRGWILNSTFKSNFKIALLGGGNVWPGSGTAQGADKHSKDVTFLDNYAMERWECVLNFMVGSKETTQGMSRDIVEILLFAGLMKVDDSGGIPRITPSGFQFLLMENSSQIWYFMLQYLETVESRGMDLVECLSFLFQLSFSSLGNDYCTDGMSETQLKLLQNLREFGLVYQRKRKSQRYYPTRLAINLTSGMSQVSTQTARPGFIVVETNYRIYAYTNSPLQVALIGLFADLIYRFPNMCVANVTRESVRQALIMGITAQQIINFLRSHAHPQTLNQIPVIPPTITDQIAVEFICVLF, from the exons atgTCGTCGATTTCTAATAAAACGACAATCGTGTGTAAAAATCTACACGAATATTTAACACAACTTCCGGATACAGTTTTAGATCGATTATACAACAATCCGGCGACATGTCTCGCTGTTATCAg ACAACTACCAGTTTTAGGTCAACATTTTGTAATGAGATTATTGTTTGTTGATCAGGCAGTTCCTCAGGCTATTGTTTCATCGTGGATTTTAAACTCTTGTGATAA aaaatacaatgaaaccagtaaaatattgaaagatttgaaagttttacaAGAAGAAGTAATTCCTGGAGGTTTACGAGGATGGATTTTAAATTCCACATTTAAATCTAACTTCAAAATAGCTTTACTCGGAGG TGGTAATGTTTGGCCTGGTTCTGGTACGGCTCAAGGTGCTGATAAACACAGTAAAGATGTCACATTTTTAGATAACTATGCGATGGAGAGATGGGAG TGCGTTTTAAATTTTATGGTCGGTTCTAAAGAAACAACTCAAGGAATGAGTCGAGATATCGTCGAGATTTTACTCTTCGCCGGGTTAATGAAAGT CGATGATTCAGGGGGGATTCCCCGAATAACTCCGTCAGGATTCCAGTTTCTGTTGATGGAGAATTCAAGTCAAATCTGGTATTttatgcttcaatatctggaaACGGTTGAG tcTAGAGGGATGGATTTGGTGGAatgtttatcatttttatttcaactcaGTTTTTCTAGTTTAGGCAAT gaTTATTGTACTGATGGAATGAGTGAAACGCAGCTGaaattattacagaatttacGTGAATTTGGTTTAGTTTATCAAAGAAAG aGGAAGTCTCAGAGATACTACCCGACAAGGCTAGCTATCAATCTTACATCAGGAATGTCACAGGTTTCAACACAAACAGCTAGACCTGGATTTATAGTTGTGGAAACTAACTATAGAATATATGCTTATACTA ATTCTCCTCTTCAAGTGGCTCTGATTGGTTTGTTTGCTGATCTCATTTACAG atttcCAAACATGTGTGTGGCTAATGTTACTAGAGAAAGTGTCAGACAAGCTTTAATTATGGGTATAACAGCTCAACAG ATAATCAATTTTCTAAGAAGTCACGCTCATCCTCAAACACTGAATCAG ATTCCTGTAATCCCTCCTACAATCACTGATCAGATTGCAGTGGAGTTTATATGTGTTCTATTTTGA
- the LOC141907042 gene encoding zinc finger CCCH-type with G patch domain-containing protein-like: MDEDELKESIDLYQLQLGQVTAALDVSVSTENNELQQLKTQLIQLIQLTKESLLNLKKSKLLQELESTTNHQYSSSSQSSTSNSSTVHKDGSCSTSQQDGSYSTSQKDGSYSNGQKDGSNQGSIDSEMVEFMQTTAEEMTTPTSCQSTGLTDDDDDDDEKNESKLEELKKQLIDLEGSKCRVVYRTDWAPIQHHNAIVLSAEPITSLLSTQLMVRVLFCNPTHQSMVPCPFFLNGCCKFNTDNCRYSHGYVVAVEELDEFKEPDFSQCNIGSSCLARYDDNIWYQATIVDRNYDNDTLTVSYDKYNNETSELQYSHIYPQDDEVSDDDENDDDDLSVYAIRPSKCTDRMGAWEAHTKGFGSRMMQRMGYITGQGLGKNGEGRAEPVPIHLIPAGKSLDKIMELKEKAGNKELFNVMKNKEKMKKTEDKKNLAIYLKSENKTSVFDFINKKLHGKKGDIRELITASGSVQSVGGGVGGEAAGRSSSAGAGAGAGSKHITERDLLKKSDHSLNIQAFKTQEEIRKVEKEIMKVKESIIRTKQRGEKKVTHQKQMKLEELETYLRQLKNSENSLQQHKTIRSNHKKLTIF; encoded by the exons ATGGATGAAgatgagttgaaagaatcaatAGATCTATATCAGTTGCAG TTAGGTCAGGTGACTGCAGCGTTGGATGTTTCTGTatcaactgaaaataatgaacttcAACAATTGAAAACACAACTTATTCAACTCATACAACTAACTAAAG AAAGTTTACTGAATCTGAAGAAAAGTAAATTACttcaagaattagaatcaACTACAAATCATCAATACTCATCCAGTTCCCAGTCCTCCACATCTAACTCATCTACTGTTCATAAGGATGGCTCCTGCTCTACCAGTCAGCAGGATGGCTCCTACTCTACCAGCCAGAAGGATGGCTCCTACTCTAACGGCCAGAAGGATGGCTCCAATCAGGGCTCAATTGATTCAGAAATGGTTGAATTTATG CAAACAACTGCTGAAGAGATGACCACACCCACTAGCTGTCAGTCAACTGGATTgacagatgatgatgatgatgatgacgagaaGAATGAGAGTAAATTAGAGGAgttaaagaaacagttgattGATTTAGAAGGCAGTAAATGTCGTGTTGTTTATAGAACTGACTGGGCTCCAATACAACATCATAACGCTATTGTTTTATCAGCTGAACCAATCACTAGTTTACTATCTACTCAGTTAATG gTGCGCGTATTATTCTGTAACCCAACTCATCAGTCGATGGTTCCATGTCCGTTCTTTCTCAACGGCTGCTGTAAATTCAATACTGATAACTGCAG ATATTCACACGGTTATGTAGTTGCAGTTgaagaattagatgaattTAAAGAACCAGATTTCAG TCAGTGTAATATTGGTTCGTCATGTTTGGCTCGTTACGATGATAATATCTGGTACCAGGCAACAATAGTTGATAGAAACTATGACAACGACACATTAACAGTATCATACGATAAATACAACAATGAAACATCTGAGTTACAGTATTCACATATATATCCACAAG ATGATGAAGtcagtgatgatgatgagaatgatgatgatgatttatcaGTTTATGCGATACGACCCAGTAAATGTACGGATAGAATGGGAGCTTGGGAAGCGCATACTAAA GGATTTGGATCGAGGATGATGCAGAGAATGGGTTACATAACTGGACAAGGTTTGGGTAAAAACGGTGAAGGTCGAGCGGAGCCGGTACCGATACATCTAATACCAGCAG GAAAATCGTTGGATAAAATAATGGAATTGAAAGAGAAAGCTGGAAATAAAGAATTGTTTAATGTGATGAAAAACAaggagaaaatgaaaaaaactgaaGACAAAAAAAATCTGGCAATTTAcctgaaatcagaaaataaaacatcGGTTTTTGATTTCATAAATAAGAAACTTCACGGTAAAAAGG GAGATATTCGTGAATTGATAACAGCTAGTGGCAGTGTTCAGAGTGTAGGAGGAGGAGTAGGAGGTGAGGCAGCTGGAAGGAGCAGCTCTGCAGGAGCAGGAGCAGGAGCAGGCAGCAAACATATCACTGAAAGAGATTTACTTAAAAAATCTGATCACAGTTTAAATATACAG GCATTTAAAACTCAGGAAGAAATTCGAAAAGTTGAGAAGGAGATAATGAAAGTTAAAGAGTCAATAATTCGAACTAAACAAAG AGGAGAAAAGAAAGTGACGCATCAAAAACAGatgaaattagaagaattagaaacTTATTTGCGGCAGTTGAAAAATTCCGAAAATTCTCTACAGCAACATAAAACAATTCGTTCCAATCATAAAAAATTAACgatattctag
- the LOC141907104 gene encoding uncharacterized protein LOC141907104, giving the protein MDLYQFFIGLFCCCVIKQCESSSRGMVFYCDFTDVGLCRYDGEWSRARDHHPDCAGKHGVNYFGDIKKSIHFNIIKAGVYCFKMCYRIKPGKPDRYLALFDLAPARNENITEIIHTFKTVTGNKWEPYQTTLQMKHPFILSLASTRDQVGVNIDNIGVFKGACIKPGVKTKPTTPAPPIAANITTPAPPAATNRTTLAPPAAKTKPIEKPTMISTNKTTLIVSENKTTLIVATNKTVVSTKTVLSSANKTVTVPVKTTVISKTIHTVGPAAKTPKTAQNGTTQLRNGTTQNGTTQLRNGTTQLRNGTTQNGTAQNGTTQNGTTQLQNGTTQLQNGTIHEQKRTIQLQNGTTQLQNGNKLNGTIHEGGPPTKNKTLQVDDAILRQENGTLQEENGSLQTENGTLRTENGTLRTENGTPQTENGTLRTENGTLRTENGTLRTENGTPQTENGTLRTENGTLRTENGTLRTENGTLRTENGTLRTENGTLRTENGGTLQVENGTLQAENGTLEPKSVQHSIENSTEIVAPDLYRRREIEQGAYQSTTTAPSTDNETTNNSETTNKSNRKTIILEPEIGRVKRDTGSRVLMEIVTKRPTELTAKELIQLALGKLSKRPIKKQVTTIRPRLESDLDVEQLIQLALQKIRERIIQDRKNSEQNSDFNIIEKLIERAQKQIHHPQQQEPTVQEPTAQEPTVPEPTEPTAQEPTAQEPMVPEPTTQEPTVQEPTEPTAQEPTTKEPTVQEPTTKGPTVQDPTEPTVGEPTTEELTTHEPTTIILEPLVATQEPKDMTAWELIRLALGKMKKR; this is encoded by the exons ATGGATTTGTATCAGTTTTTTATTGGactgttttgttgttgtgtgATCAAACAATGTGAATCATCTTCAC GTGGAATGGTTTTTTATTGTGATTTCACTGATGTAGGGTTATGTCGTTATGACGGTGAATGGAGTCGAGCCCGGGACCATCATCCCGATTGTGCCGGTAAACACGGAG tgaattatTTTGGAGATATTAAGAAGAGTATTCACTTCAATATAATTAAAGCTGGTGTTTATTGTTTTAAAATGTGTTATCGAATAAAACCGGGAAAACCAGATCGATATCTGGCGCTGTTCGATTTAGCTCCCGCCAGAAATGAGAATATCACAGAAATCATTCATACTTTCAAAACAGTTACTGGCAACAAGTGGGAACCGTATCAAACCACGCTTCAAATGAAACATCCTTTTATT CTTTCATTGGCGTCAACACGTGACCAGGTGGGGGTTAACATTGACAACATCGGTGTGTTTAAAGGTGCTTGTATTAAACCCGGAGTTAAAACAAAACCGACTACTCCAGCGCCACCTATAGCAGCAAATATAACGACACCGGCGCCACCTGCTGCGACAAATAGAACGACACTAGCGCCACCTGCAGCGAAAACCAAACCGATCGAAAAGCCGACCATGATATCAACGAATAAAACGACTTTAATCGTGagtgaaaataaaacgacTTTGATCGTAGCAACGAATAAAACAGTCGTCTCTACAAAAACCGTTTTATCGTCTGCAAATAAAACAGTAACAGTACCGGTCAAAACTACTGTTATCAGTAAGACTATCCATACAGTAGGACCAGCAGCTAAAACACCAAAAACCGCGCAGAATGGGACCACACAGCTACGGAATGGGACCACACAGAATGGGACCACACAGCTACGGAATGGGACCACACAGCTACGGAATGGGACCACACAGAATGGGACCGCGCAGAATGGGACCACACAGAATGGGACCACACAGCTACAGAATGGGACCACACAGCTTCAGAATGGGACTATACACGAACAAAAACGAACTATACAGCTACAGAATGGGACCACACAGCTACAGAATGGCAATAAGCTGAATGGAACTATACATGAAGGTGGACCACCAACAAAGAATAAAACTCTGCAAGTTGATGATGCCATTTTACGCCAAGAGAATGGAACTTTGCAGGAAGAAAATGGATCTCTACAGACAGAGAATGGAACTCTGCGGACAGAGAATGGAACTCTACGGACAGAGAATGGAACTCCCCAGACAGAGAATGGAACTCTACGGACAGAGAATGGAACTCTGCGGACAGAGAATGGAACTCTACGGACAGAGAATGGAACTCCCCAGACAGAGAATGGAACTCTACGGACAGAGAATGGAACTCTGCGGACAGAGAATGGAACTCTACGGACAGAGAATGGAACTCTGCGGACAGAGAATGGAACTCTACGGACAGAGAATGGAACTCTACGGACAGAGAATGGAGGAACCCTGCAGGTAGAGAATGGAACTCTGCAGGCAGAGAATGGAACATTAGAACCCAAATCTGTACAACATTCTATAGAGAATAGTACTGAAATCGTGGCGCCTGATTTATATAGAAGGCGAGAAATTGAACAGGGGGCGTACCAGTCGACCACTACTGCGCCATCTACAGACAATGAGACGACGAACAACTCAGAAACAACTAATAaatcaaatagaaaaacaattaTACTGGAACCAGAAATAGGAAGAGTAAAACGAGACACTGGCAGTCGAGTATTGATGGAGATAGTAACAAAACGACCGACTGAGCTGACAGCTAAAGAGTTAATACAACTAGCTTTAGGTAAACTGAGTAAGAGACCTATCAAAAAACAAGTAACAACAATTAGACCTCGATTAGAATCAGATCTAGACGTGGAACAATTAATACAACTTGCATTACAGAAAATTAGAGAAAGAATCATTCAAGATAGGAAAAATAGCGAACAGAAttcagatttcaatatcatcgaGAAACTGATAGAACGCGCTCAAAAACAGATTCATCATCCTCAGCAGCAGGAGCCCACGGTACAGGAGCCAACCGCGCAGGAGCCCACGGTACCGGAGCCAACAGAGCCCACAGCACAGGAGCCAACCGCGCAGGAGCCCATGGTACCGGAGCCAACCACGCAGGAGCCCACGGTACAGGAGCCAACAGAGCCCACAGCACAGGAGCCAACCACGAAGGAGCCCACGGTACAGGAGCCAACCACGAAGGGGCCCACGGTACAGGATCCAACAGAGCCCACAGTAGGGGAGCCAACAACAGAGGAGCTCACCACACATGAAcctacaacaattatactggaGCCACTAGTCGCAACACAGGAGCCTAAAGATATGACAGCTTGGGAATTAATTAGATTAGCTTTGGGTAAAATGAAGAAACGGTAA
- the LOC141906828 gene encoding general transcription factor IIH subunit 4-like isoform X1, with the protein MSSISNKTTIVCKNLHEYLTQLPDTVLDRLYNNPATCLAVIRQLPVLGQHFVMRLLFVDQAVPQAIVSSWILNSCDKKYNETSKILKDLKVLQEEVIPGGLRGWILNSTFKSNFKIALLGGGNVWPGSGTAQGADKHSKDVTFLDNYAMERWECVLNFMVGSKETTQGMSRDIVEILLFAGLMKVDDSGGIPRITPSGFQFLLMENSSQIWYFMLQYLETVESRGMDLVECLSFLFQLSFSSLGNDYCTDGMSETQLKLLQNLREFGLVYQRKRKSQRYYPTRLAINLTSGMSQVSTQTARPGFIVVETNYRIYAYTNSPLQVALIGLFADLIYRFPNMCVANVTRESVRQALIMGITAQQIINFLRSHAHPQTLNQIPVIPPTITDQIRLWELERDRFRFNDGVLYNQFNSIQDFELLRNYAKDLGVLVWENPIKRAMVVTKGSHDEVRKFWKRQRPQTT; encoded by the exons atgTCGTCGATTTCTAATAAAACGACAATCGTGTGTAAAAATCTACACGAATATTTAACACAACTTCCGGATACAGTTTTAGATCGATTATACAACAATCCGGCGACATGTCTCGCTGTTATCAg ACAACTACCAGTTTTAGGTCAACATTTTGTAATGAGATTATTGTTTGTTGATCAGGCAGTTCCTCAGGCTATTGTTTCATCGTGGATTTTAAACTCTTGTGATAA aaaatacaatgaaaccagtaaaatattgaaagatttgaaagttttacaAGAAGAAGTAATTCCTGGAGGTTTACGAGGATGGATTTTAAATTCCACATTTAAATCTAACTTCAAAATAGCTTTACTCGGAGG TGGTAATGTTTGGCCTGGTTCTGGTACGGCTCAAGGTGCTGATAAACACAGTAAAGATGTCACATTTTTAGATAACTATGCGATGGAGAGATGGGAG TGCGTTTTAAATTTTATGGTCGGTTCTAAAGAAACAACTCAAGGAATGAGTCGAGATATCGTCGAGATTTTACTCTTCGCCGGGTTAATGAAAGT CGATGATTCAGGGGGGATTCCCCGAATAACTCCGTCAGGATTCCAGTTTCTGTTGATGGAGAATTCAAGTCAAATCTGGTATTttatgcttcaatatctggaaACGGTTGAG tcTAGAGGGATGGATTTGGTGGAatgtttatcatttttatttcaactcaGTTTTTCTAGTTTAGGCAAT gaTTATTGTACTGATGGAATGAGTGAAACGCAGCTGaaattattacagaatttacGTGAATTTGGTTTAGTTTATCAAAGAAAG aGGAAGTCTCAGAGATACTACCCGACAAGGCTAGCTATCAATCTTACATCAGGAATGTCACAGGTTTCAACACAAACAGCTAGACCTGGATTTATAGTTGTGGAAACTAACTATAGAATATATGCTTATACTA ATTCTCCTCTTCAAGTGGCTCTGATTGGTTTGTTTGCTGATCTCATTTACAG atttcCAAACATGTGTGTGGCTAATGTTACTAGAGAAAGTGTCAGACAAGCTTTAATTATGGGTATAACAGCTCAACAG ATAATCAATTTTCTAAGAAGTCACGCTCATCCTCAAACACTGAATCAG ATTCCAGTAATCCCTCCTACAATCACTGATCAGATTCGACTATGGGAATTAGAAAGAGACAGATTCAGATTCAATGATGGAGTTTTatacaatcaattcaattcaatacaagaCTTCGAATTACTCCGCAATTATGCCAAG GATTTAGGAGTTTTAGTTTGGGAGAACCCGATCAAGAGAGCGATGGTCGTCACTAAGGGCAGTCACGACGAGGTCAGGAAATTCTGGAAACGACAACGACCTCAAACCACGTGA
- the LOC141906828 gene encoding general transcription factor IIH subunit 4-like isoform X2: MSSISNKTTIVCKNLHEYLTQLPDTVLDRLYNNPATCLAVIRQLPVLGQHFVMRLLFVDQAVPQAIVSSWILNSCDKKYNETSKILKDLKVLQEEVIPGGLRGWILNSTFKSNFKIALLGGGNVWPGSGTAQGADKHSKDVTFLDNYAMERWECVLNFMVGSKETTQGMSRDIVEILLFAGLMKVDDSGGIPRITPSGFQFLLMENSSQIWYFMLQYLETVESRGMDLVECLSFLFQLSFSSLGNRKSQRYYPTRLAINLTSGMSQVSTQTARPGFIVVETNYRIYAYTNSPLQVALIGLFADLIYRFPNMCVANVTRESVRQALIMGITAQQIINFLRSHAHPQTLNQIPVIPPTITDQIRLWELERDRFRFNDGVLYNQFNSIQDFELLRNYAKDLGVLVWENPIKRAMVVTKGSHDEVRKFWKRQRPQTT; the protein is encoded by the exons atgTCGTCGATTTCTAATAAAACGACAATCGTGTGTAAAAATCTACACGAATATTTAACACAACTTCCGGATACAGTTTTAGATCGATTATACAACAATCCGGCGACATGTCTCGCTGTTATCAg ACAACTACCAGTTTTAGGTCAACATTTTGTAATGAGATTATTGTTTGTTGATCAGGCAGTTCCTCAGGCTATTGTTTCATCGTGGATTTTAAACTCTTGTGATAA aaaatacaatgaaaccagtaaaatattgaaagatttgaaagttttacaAGAAGAAGTAATTCCTGGAGGTTTACGAGGATGGATTTTAAATTCCACATTTAAATCTAACTTCAAAATAGCTTTACTCGGAGG TGGTAATGTTTGGCCTGGTTCTGGTACGGCTCAAGGTGCTGATAAACACAGTAAAGATGTCACATTTTTAGATAACTATGCGATGGAGAGATGGGAG TGCGTTTTAAATTTTATGGTCGGTTCTAAAGAAACAACTCAAGGAATGAGTCGAGATATCGTCGAGATTTTACTCTTCGCCGGGTTAATGAAAGT CGATGATTCAGGGGGGATTCCCCGAATAACTCCGTCAGGATTCCAGTTTCTGTTGATGGAGAATTCAAGTCAAATCTGGTATTttatgcttcaatatctggaaACGGTTGAG tcTAGAGGGATGGATTTGGTGGAatgtttatcatttttatttcaactcaGTTTTTCTAGTTTAGGCAAT aGGAAGTCTCAGAGATACTACCCGACAAGGCTAGCTATCAATCTTACATCAGGAATGTCACAGGTTTCAACACAAACAGCTAGACCTGGATTTATAGTTGTGGAAACTAACTATAGAATATATGCTTATACTA ATTCTCCTCTTCAAGTGGCTCTGATTGGTTTGTTTGCTGATCTCATTTACAG atttcCAAACATGTGTGTGGCTAATGTTACTAGAGAAAGTGTCAGACAAGCTTTAATTATGGGTATAACAGCTCAACAG ATAATCAATTTTCTAAGAAGTCACGCTCATCCTCAAACACTGAATCAG ATTCCAGTAATCCCTCCTACAATCACTGATCAGATTCGACTATGGGAATTAGAAAGAGACAGATTCAGATTCAATGATGGAGTTTTatacaatcaattcaattcaatacaagaCTTCGAATTACTCCGCAATTATGCCAAG GATTTAGGAGTTTTAGTTTGGGAGAACCCGATCAAGAGAGCGATGGTCGTCACTAAGGGCAGTCACGACGAGGTCAGGAAATTCTGGAAACGACAACGACCTCAAACCACGTGA
- the LOC141907629 gene encoding uncharacterized protein LOC141907629 yields the protein MMLEINVDTLALMASLLNAGDFYQATTQTTMNSSSMATTTTTEYTTIADPPPPSYADHLATRAIITPEPELPEPEIEYTENLKFADGTPYLPTTACCHGYEYKRIPTGFAPIPRMHPAFHGGGQVQLWQFLLELLSDPANNSECIGWEGSVGEFRMIDPEEVARKWGKRKNKPNMNYDKLSRALRYYYDKMIMNKVHGKRYTYRFNFKVIFPSAAQALAGYSSKPCGIYQPPPIEGEQVYREVPTPPSPPTSTPPDSPPLAFTPLSVPSVGPDTTPPPPIVGFSDNWPQVKPYDPPPYPGTTTPGGAATVGYNSYSPLSDFQYLILGPQHE from the exons ATGATGTTGGAAATAAACGTCGACACGTTAGCGTTGATGGCTTCATTGTTGAACGCCGGAGACTTCTACCAGGCAACAACGCAAACAACAATGAACTCTTCCTCCATGGCAACCACGACAACTACAGAATATACAACAATAGCAGACCCTCCTCCGCCGTCATACGCCGATCACCTAGCAACCAGAGCAATAATCACACCGGAACCAGAATTACCGGAACCAGAAATAGAGTATACTGAGAATTTAAAGTTTGCCGACGGGACTCCGTATTTACCGACAACAG CTTGTTGTCATGGTTACGAGTATAAACGTATCCCGACCGGGTTTGCGCCAATTCCCAGAATGCATCCCGCGTTTCACG GTGGTGGACAGGTTCAATTGTGGCAGTTTTTACTGGAATTATTGTCTGATCCAGCGAATAACTCAGAGTGTATCGGTTGGGAAGGATCTGTAGGAGAATTCCGCATGATCGACCCGGAAGAGGTGGCCAGAAAATGGGGAAAACGTAAAAACAAACCGAACATGAATTACGACAAACTGAGTCGAGCTCTCAGGTATTATTACGATAAGATGATTATGAATAAAGTTCATGGGAAGCGATACACTTACAGATTCAACTTCAAGGTTATATTCCCGTCAGCCGCGCAGGCACTGGCAGGTTACTCTAGTAAACCATGCGGTATCTACCAACCACCGCCGATAGAGGGCGAACAGGTCTACAGAGAGGTCCCGACACCTCCTTCACCTCCGACCTCTACACCTCCTGATTCACCTCCATTAGCATTTACACCTCTTAGTGTACCATCGGTCGGTCCGGATACCACTCCACCGCCACCTATCGTCGGGTTCAGCGATAATTGGCCGCAAGTCAAGCCGTACGACCCGCCGCCATACCCGGGCACAAcaacaccagggggcgctgctaCTGTCGGTTATAACAGTTATTCGCCATTGTCGGATTTCCAGTATTTGATTTTAGGACCGCAACACGAATAA
- the LOC141907105 gene encoding uncharacterized protein LOC141907105: MLYLLYHYNSLKGRVYIEEAGRVYIDEAGRVYIDEAGRVYIDEAGRVYIDEAGYISTRPDRVYIDEAGRVYIDEAGRVYIDEAGYISTRPGIYRRGRVYIDETGYISTRPAGYISTRPAGYISTRPGIYRGGRVYIDEAGRVYIDEAGRVYIDEAGRVYIDEAGRVYIDEAGRVYIDEAGRVYIDEAGRVYIDEAGRVYIDEAGRVYIDEAGRVYIDEAGRVYIDEAGRVYIDEAGRVYIDEAGRVYIDEAGRVYIDEAGRVYIDEAGYI; this comes from the exons ATGCTGTACCTACTATATCACTACAACTCCTTAAAAG GCCGGGTATATATCGAGGAGGCCGGCCGGGTATATATCGACGAGGCCGGCCGGGTATATATCGACGAGGCCGGCCGGGTATATATCGACGAGGCCGGGCGGGTATATATCGACGAGGCCGGGTATATATCGACGAGACCGG ACCGGGTATATATCGACGAGGCCGGCCGGGTATATATCGACGAGGCCGGCCGGGTATATATCGACGAGGCCGGGTATATATCGACGAGACCGGGTATATATCGACGAGGCCGGGTATATATCGACGAGACCGGGTATATATCGACGAGGCCGGCCGGGTATATATCGACGAGGCCGGCCGGGTATATATCGACGAGGCCGGGTATATATCGAGGAGGCCGGGTATATATCGACGAGGCCGGCCGGGTATATATCGACGAGGCCGGCCGGGTATATATCGACGAGGCCGGCCGGGTATATATCGACGAGGCCGGCCGGGTATATATCGACGAGGCCGGCCGGGTATATATCGACGAGGCCGGCCGGGTATATATCGACGAGGCCGGCCGGGTATATATCGACGAGGCCGGCCGGGTATATATCGACGAGGCCGGCCGGGTATATATCGACGAGGCCGGCCGGGTATATATCGACGAGGCCGGCCGGGTATATATCGACGAGGCCGGCCGGGTATATATCGACGAGGCCGGCCGGGTATATATCGACGAGGCCGGCCGGGTATATATCGACGAGGCCGGCCGGGTATATATCGACGAGGCCGGCCGGGTATATATCGACGAGGCCGGGTATATATGA